The following are encoded together in the Ezakiella massiliensis genome:
- the trpS gene encoding tryptophan--tRNA ligase, which produces MKTVYSAIQPSGLLTIGNYIGALKQWPKLQEEYKCLFSVADMHAITVRQDPKELRERSRMLIAVYLACGIDPKKSIMYINSHVSEHAELAWILDTYTSIGQLKRMHQFKSKIKGNEEGANAGLFCYPVLMAADILLYNTDFVPVGDDQKQHVEITRDIAERFNSAYGDTFVMPEPLISKTGARIKSLQDPMVKMSKSDPNDNAYILLLEDEKTLKKKLGRAVTDSVGEINYTDDQPGVKNLIDIYQAFTDESLEEILNKFEGKGYGELKNQTFEAVNTVLKPIRENTEKYLSDQSYIDQIIKEGANHAKEIASETLERVYDKVGFVRRI; this is translated from the coding sequence ATGAAAACAGTTTATAGTGCTATACAGCCATCAGGACTTTTGACAATTGGTAATTATATAGGTGCACTTAAACAATGGCCAAAGCTACAAGAAGAATATAAATGCCTGTTCTCTGTTGCAGATATGCATGCAATTACAGTTAGACAAGATCCTAAGGAATTAAGAGAGCGTTCTAGAATGCTAATTGCAGTTTACTTGGCTTGTGGCATTGATCCAAAGAAAAGCATTATGTATATCAATTCACATGTTAGTGAACATGCTGAGCTTGCTTGGATCTTGGATACCTATACAAGTATTGGTCAATTAAAGAGAATGCACCAATTTAAATCTAAGATTAAAGGCAATGAAGAAGGAGCTAATGCAGGTTTATTTTGCTATCCAGTCTTAATGGCAGCAGATATTTTGCTTTACAATACAGATTTTGTGCCTGTAGGAGACGACCAAAAACAACACGTAGAAATAACAAGGGATATAGCTGAAAGATTTAACTCAGCTTATGGAGATACATTTGTTATGCCTGAGCCTCTTATTTCAAAGACAGGAGCTAGGATTAAATCTTTACAAGATCCTATGGTAAAGATGAGTAAATCAGACCCTAACGACAATGCATACATTTTATTGTTGGAAGACGAAAAAACTCTTAAGAAAAAATTAGGCAGGGCTGTTACAGACTCTGTTGGTGAGATAAATTATACTGATGACCAACCAGGAGTTAAAAACCTAATCGATATTTATCAAGCCTTTACAGATGAAAGCCTAGAAGAAATTTTAAATAAATTTGAAGGCAAGGGTTATGGTGAATTAAAAAATCAAACTTTTGAAGCTGTGAACACTGTTTTAAAACCAATTAGAGAAAATACTGAAAAGTATTTAAGCGATCAGTCTTATATTGATCAAATTATAAAAGAAGGCGCTAATCACGCGAAGGAAATTGCGTCAGAAACCTTAGAAAGAGTCTATGATAAGGTGGGCTTTGTTAGGAGGATTTAA